In Legionella spiritensis, the following proteins share a genomic window:
- a CDS encoding adenylosuccinate synthase, whose translation MGKNVVVVGTQWGDEGKGKIVDLLTHNAEVVVRYQGGHNAGHTLKIKGDKTVLRLIPSGMLRPHVQCYIGNGVVLSPTALLAEIEELEKKGVQVRERLHISQACPLLLPCHIALDKARETHLGSTAIGTTGRGIGPAYEDKVARRALKVSDLFHPQRFASKLTELLQYHNFVLKHYYQQPEVALEPLLEDAAVWAEQLRNMVCDVTTCLHEHREKGHAILFEGAQGVYLDIDHGTYPFVTSSNTCVGSVINGAGFGPRYLDYILGITKAYTTRVGGGPFPTELDDEVGYRLAERGNEFGAVTGRPRRCGWFDAVLLRRSIELNSISGLCLTKLDVLDGLDTLRIAVAYRDRHGNMLSRPPQSADDFEGLEPVYEDMPGWQESTVDVTSVDQLPANAKAYMQRIESLLGVPIDILSTGPERDSTIIFRDPFA comes from the coding sequence ATGGGTAAAAATGTTGTAGTTGTTGGTACGCAATGGGGTGACGAAGGCAAGGGTAAAATTGTTGACCTGTTAACTCATAACGCGGAGGTGGTTGTTCGTTATCAGGGCGGACATAATGCGGGCCATACCCTGAAAATCAAGGGTGATAAAACCGTATTGCGCTTGATTCCGTCCGGGATGCTGAGGCCGCATGTGCAATGTTATATCGGTAATGGCGTGGTGTTGTCGCCCACGGCATTGCTCGCGGAAATCGAGGAGCTGGAAAAAAAAGGCGTACAGGTTCGGGAGCGGTTGCACATCAGTCAGGCGTGCCCATTGCTGCTGCCTTGCCATATCGCGCTGGATAAGGCGCGAGAAACCCATCTCGGAAGTACGGCCATAGGAACAACCGGTCGCGGTATCGGGCCGGCCTATGAAGACAAAGTGGCCAGGCGGGCTTTGAAAGTCAGCGATCTGTTTCATCCCCAGCGTTTCGCGAGCAAACTGACGGAACTGCTGCAATACCATAATTTTGTATTAAAACATTATTATCAGCAGCCGGAGGTCGCATTGGAGCCCTTGCTTGAGGACGCCGCAGTTTGGGCGGAGCAACTCCGAAATATGGTGTGTGATGTGACAACCTGTCTGCATGAACATCGTGAGAAAGGGCATGCCATTCTGTTTGAAGGAGCACAGGGCGTTTATCTTGATATTGATCACGGTACTTATCCGTTTGTGACCTCATCCAATACCTGCGTGGGCAGTGTGATTAACGGCGCGGGATTCGGCCCCCGGTATCTCGATTATATTCTCGGTATTACAAAAGCCTATACCACTCGTGTCGGGGGTGGTCCTTTCCCAACCGAGCTGGATGACGAGGTGGGTTATCGCCTTGCTGAGCGGGGTAATGAGTTTGGTGCGGTTACCGGACGTCCCCGGCGTTGTGGCTGGTTTGACGCGGTATTGCTGCGTCGATCCATCGAATTGAACAGCATCAGCGGTTTATGCCTGACCAAGCTGGATGTTCTGGATGGACTCGATACATTGCGTATCGCTGTGGCATATCGGGATCGTCATGGGAATATGCTTTCCAGACCGCCGCAATCGGCTGATGATTTTGAGGGGTTGGAACCGGTGTATGAAGACATGCCGGGTTGGCAGGAATCAACAGTGGATGTGACCTCCGTTGATCAGTTGCCTGCCAATGCGAAAGCCTATATGCAACGCATCGAATCGTTGCTGGGGGTGCCGATTGATATCTTGTCTACCGGTCCGGAAAGGGATTCGACAATTATTTTTCGAGATCCTTTTGCCTGA
- a CDS encoding ankyrin repeat domain-containing protein, with the protein MSVEKFEFFSKLPKELQIKIFIDAGILKKPVHEVSLLEKKYPQVLDKTFWKHYFYNLFPYIRVNSVAPEDANEEKKFWKKIIQEVGKTLLDSIKNAPLKQLFSAIFRNDVEKVKALLNDVRHENNNLINFVDHIRTDDFFLPELSPTSLAGFLGRQEILALFFEKTRNKYKNENYFWACVFNQVNELELYHSSHRKLSYHGSFLKTACQQGHFDTAEWLINHGAGVNNENEINGSTAIYMACQHGHIDIVRLLINNGASIDKAIYRTGVTPFYAACQQGHLDIARLLIIQGADPNLHIGNNDGLTPFYIACEQGHFDIVKLLIENGADIHKAIHRTGTTPFYTACEHGHLAIVKLLIGLGVDVHQARTDGKTPLDIAKKTGHSQIAHLIKARGKLAGELTEENLIKAFRMYSKEIILPQQTSQAARFFHFPKGNHYADIVALAFKRLDNDTSLLQFLGVVKAIAQEKNIDLKEYKNDEFYSLVTLSEILSERPIKDIPEVQAISHGVAKK; encoded by the coding sequence ATGTCTGTTGAGAAATTTGAATTTTTTTCTAAGCTGCCAAAGGAACTGCAAATTAAAATCTTTATTGATGCCGGTATTTTAAAAAAACCCGTTCATGAAGTCTCACTTTTAGAAAAAAAATATCCGCAAGTGCTGGATAAAACGTTTTGGAAGCATTATTTTTATAATCTATTCCCATACATTCGAGTTAATTCGGTAGCTCCTGAAGACGCGAACGAAGAAAAAAAATTCTGGAAAAAAATCATTCAGGAGGTCGGGAAGACGTTGCTCGACTCCATTAAAAATGCTCCCCTGAAACAACTTTTTAGCGCGATTTTTCGAAATGATGTCGAGAAAGTGAAAGCGCTTTTAAACGACGTCCGGCATGAGAACAACAATTTGATTAACTTTGTTGACCACATTCGCACAGATGATTTTTTTCTCCCCGAATTATCCCCGACTTCCTTGGCAGGGTTTCTTGGCAGGCAGGAAATACTTGCCCTGTTTTTCGAGAAAACCAGGAATAAGTATAAAAATGAGAACTACTTTTGGGCGTGCGTATTCAATCAGGTCAATGAGTTAGAATTATACCATTCTAGCCACAGAAAATTGTCTTATCATGGATCATTCCTTAAAACAGCCTGTCAACAAGGTCATTTTGATACTGCCGAATGGCTCATTAACCATGGGGCGGGTGTCAATAATGAAAACGAAATTAATGGCTCAACCGCGATTTATATGGCCTGCCAGCATGGTCATATTGATATTGTCAGGCTGCTTATTAATAACGGGGCAAGTATCGATAAGGCAATCTATCGTACGGGAGTAACGCCATTTTATGCCGCTTGCCAACAAGGCCATCTTGATATCGCCAGGCTACTTATTATTCAAGGGGCAGATCCCAACCTTCATATAGGTAACAATGATGGCTTAACACCGTTTTACATCGCCTGCGAGCAAGGTCATTTTGATATCGTTAAGTTACTTATTGAAAACGGGGCGGATATCCATAAGGCAATCCATCGTACGGGAACAACGCCGTTTTACACCGCCTGCGAGCATGGCCATCTTGCTATTGTCAAGCTGCTTATTGGTTTAGGGGTGGATGTCCACCAGGCACGCACAGATGGCAAAACTCCGCTTGATATTGCCAAAAAGACAGGCCATTCCCAAATAGCACACCTGATAAAAGCTCGAGGCAAGCTGGCGGGCGAACTTACCGAAGAAAATCTCATCAAAGCGTTCAGGATGTACAGTAAGGAAATTATTTTACCTCAACAGACCAGTCAGGCTGCCCGTTTTTTTCACTTTCCCAAGGGGAACCATTACGCGGACATTGTGGCTCTTGCATTCAAGCGACTTGATAATGATACCAGTCTTTTACAATTTCTGGGTGTTGTAAAAGCTATTGCCCAGGAAAAAAATATTGATTTAAAAGAGTATAAAAATGATGAATTTTACAGCCTGGTTACCCTTTCTGAAATATTGTCAGAGCGTCCCATCAAAGATATCCCTGAAGTGCAAGCCATAAGTCACGGCGTTGCAAAAAAATGA